The Terriglobia bacterium genome window below encodes:
- the lysA gene encoding diaminopimelate decarboxylase, translating to MSKSAVPEGRPPAFVYRRDVLHCERAPLPELAQKHGTPLYVYSATTIRDRYRTFDRAFRGFPHTVCYSVKANSNLALLKMLAGLGCGFDVVSGGELRRVLRAARTAARRVVFSGVGMTAEEMDAALRAGILMFNVESESEMAALAQRCARLKKTARLAFRVNPDVPAETHPYIATGLHQHKFGVPIDAARRLYERAAQEKWLEVAGVSVHIGSQITSVEPFGMAMERVAELVRALKSDGHRIRYVDAGGGLGIRYDAQELPEFAEHARDFARAVTRPLRRSGVHLLLEPGRAIVGPAGALLVRVLYRKSNNGKSFVVVDAAMNDLIRPALYGAHHEIVPVERTRVQERDIVDVVGPICETGDFFARDRALPPVEEGGLLAILDTGAYGMSISSNYNTRPRAAEVLVEGKKARVIRKRETVVELLRNERL from the coding sequence ATGAGCAAGAGCGCCGTGCCCGAGGGGCGACCGCCCGCATTCGTGTATCGCCGGGACGTGCTGCACTGCGAGCGCGCGCCGCTGCCCGAGCTGGCGCAGAAGCACGGCACGCCGCTGTACGTTTATTCGGCGACGACCATCCGCGACCGCTACCGCACCTTCGACCGCGCGTTCCGCGGGTTTCCGCACACCGTCTGCTATTCCGTCAAGGCGAATTCCAACCTGGCGCTGCTGAAAATGCTGGCCGGCCTGGGCTGCGGCTTCGACGTGGTCTCAGGCGGCGAGTTGCGGCGCGTGCTGCGCGCCGCCAGAACAGCGGCCAGGCGCGTGGTGTTCTCGGGGGTGGGCATGACGGCGGAGGAGATGGATGCCGCGCTGCGCGCCGGCATCCTGATGTTCAACGTGGAAAGCGAAAGCGAGATGGCGGCGTTGGCGCAACGTTGTGCGCGCCTGAAGAAGACGGCGCGGCTGGCTTTTCGAGTCAATCCCGACGTTCCCGCGGAAACGCACCCCTACATCGCCACCGGGCTGCATCAACACAAATTCGGAGTGCCGATTGATGCCGCGCGGCGCCTGTACGAGCGGGCCGCGCAGGAAAAATGGCTGGAGGTGGCGGGCGTCAGCGTGCATATCGGGTCGCAGATCACCAGCGTGGAACCGTTCGGGATGGCGATGGAGCGCGTGGCCGAACTGGTGCGCGCGCTGAAGAGCGACGGACATCGCATCCGCTACGTGGATGCCGGCGGCGGACTGGGCATCCGCTACGACGCGCAGGAATTGCCGGAATTTGCCGAGCATGCGCGGGACTTTGCCCGGGCCGTGACACGTCCGCTGCGCCGGTCAGGAGTGCATCTGCTGCTGGAGCCGGGGCGCGCGATCGTGGGTCCGGCGGGCGCGCTGCTGGTGCGCGTGCTCTACCGCAAATCGAACAACGGAAAGTCGTTCGTCGTGGTGGATGCCGCGATGAATGACTTGATCCGCCCCGCCCTGTATGGCGCTCACCACGAGATTGTTCCGGTGGAACGCACGCGAGTGCAAGAGCGCGACATTGTGGACGTGGTCGGGCCGATCTGCGAGACCGGCGATTTCTTCGCCCGCGACCGCGCCCTGCCGCCGGTAGAGGAAGGCGGGCTGCTGGCGATCCTCGACACCGGGGCGTACGGGATGTCCATCTCTTCCAACTACAACACGCGGCCGCGCGCGGCAGAGGTGCTGGTGGAGGGAAAGAAGGCGCGCGTGATCCGGAAGCGGGAAACGGTTGTGGAGTTGTTGAGGAATGAGAGGCTTTAG
- a CDS encoding NAD(+)/NADH kinase — translation MKIAAIVSKPEKPELEELVPRVLRWFQEHGYERVWLDRETAAYLPAAEAVERDELAGKKPEFVLVLGGDGTLLSAARAVALANIPILGVNLGSLGFLTEVPLDELWETLEAVDQHRCAHETRNMLNCRLMRDGKMVANYDSLNDAVVNKSAISRLVSFDLYLDTVFVSNYKADGVIISTPTGSTAYALAAGGPILMPSVDAMVIVPVCPHSLTHRPLVVKDTVEIEIVVKSAGEEAYLSIDGQVGVPLADEDRVVCHKSAYHTTLLRMRKTFFDVLRNKLKMGIR, via the coding sequence ATGAAGATCGCCGCCATCGTTTCCAAGCCGGAGAAACCGGAACTCGAAGAACTGGTTCCGAGAGTGCTGCGCTGGTTCCAGGAGCACGGCTACGAGCGCGTTTGGCTCGACCGCGAAACCGCGGCCTACTTGCCGGCAGCCGAGGCGGTGGAACGCGACGAACTTGCCGGGAAGAAGCCCGAATTCGTCCTTGTGCTCGGCGGCGACGGCACCCTGCTTTCGGCGGCGCGTGCGGTTGCGCTGGCCAACATCCCCATCCTCGGCGTCAATCTCGGCTCGCTCGGTTTTCTCACCGAGGTCCCGCTCGATGAGCTCTGGGAGACTCTCGAAGCCGTTGACCAGCACCGCTGTGCCCACGAAACCCGCAACATGCTGAACTGCCGGTTGATGCGCGACGGAAAAATGGTGGCGAACTACGACTCCCTCAACGACGCGGTGGTCAATAAGAGCGCCATCTCGCGGCTGGTGAGTTTCGATCTCTATCTCGATACCGTCTTCGTGTCCAATTACAAGGCCGACGGCGTCATCATTTCCACCCCCACGGGATCCACCGCGTACGCGCTGGCCGCCGGAGGGCCCATCCTCATGCCCTCCGTGGATGCGATGGTGATTGTGCCCGTCTGCCCGCATTCGCTCACCCACCGGCCGCTGGTGGTGAAGGACACGGTCGAGATCGAGATCGTCGTCAAGAGCGCGGGCGAGGAGGCATACCTCAGCATTGATGGCCAGGTCGGCGTCCCGCTCGCCGATGAGGACCGCGTCGTCTGCCACAAGTCCGCCTACCACACCACTCTGCTGCGCATGCGCAAGACCTTTTTCGACGTGCTGCGGAACAAGTTGAAAATGGGCATACGGTGA
- a CDS encoding TlyA family RNA methyltransferase translates to MKTRIDKLLVERGLVPSRERAQALILAGKVLVNEQKVEKAGAGVEQDAVIRLLGEDMRYVSRGGLKLERALDHWHIDVRGRICMDIGASTGGFTDCLLQHDAARVIAVDTGYGQIDLRLRNHPRVRLLEKTNARYLRREDVAEAVEFVAMDVSFISATLVLPAVIAAAGDKLGGIVVLVKPQFEVGRERVGKGGIVRDPVAQQAAADTVRKALADLGWRITGVIESPILGAHGNREFLLYAER, encoded by the coding sequence GTGAAGACCCGCATTGACAAGCTCCTGGTGGAGCGCGGCCTCGTGCCCTCGCGCGAACGCGCGCAGGCATTGATCCTGGCGGGCAAAGTGCTGGTCAACGAGCAGAAGGTGGAGAAAGCGGGAGCAGGGGTTGAACAAGATGCTGTCATCCGCCTGCTGGGCGAGGACATGCGCTACGTCAGCCGGGGCGGACTCAAGCTGGAGCGTGCCCTCGATCACTGGCACATTGATGTTCGCGGCCGCATCTGCATGGACATCGGCGCCTCCACCGGCGGTTTCACCGATTGCCTGCTGCAGCACGACGCCGCGCGCGTCATCGCCGTGGATACCGGCTACGGCCAGATTGATCTCCGGCTCCGCAACCATCCTCGCGTCCGTCTGCTGGAAAAGACCAACGCCCGTTACTTGCGGCGCGAGGACGTGGCCGAAGCGGTGGAGTTCGTCGCCATGGATGTTTCGTTTATCTCCGCCACCCTGGTGCTGCCGGCGGTGATCGCAGCCGCCGGCGACAAGCTCGGCGGCATCGTGGTCCTGGTGAAACCGCAGTTCGAAGTCGGCAGGGAACGGGTCGGAAAGGGCGGCATCGTGCGCGACCCCGTGGCGCAGCAGGCCGCGGCCGATACGGTGCGCAAGGCCCTGGCGGACCTGGGCTGGCGCATCACCGGCGTGATCGAGTCGCCCATTCTGGGCGCTCACGGCAACCGCGAATTTCTCCTCTACGCCGAACGCTAG